The Saccharothrix violaceirubra genome segment GCATGCTCGCCGCCGCCGAGGACATCACCGTGGTCGGCGAGGCCGGGTCGGGCGCGGACGCCGTGGCGCGGGTTCCCGAACTCTCGCCGGACGTCGTGCTCATGGACCTGCGCATGCCGGGAATGGACGGCGTCGAGGCGACCGCCCGGATCGCGGACCGGTGCCGGGTGGTCGTGCTGACCACGTACGACACCGACGCGGACATCCTGCGCGCGGTCGAGGCCGGCGCGGTCGGCTACCTGCTCAAGGACGCCGCGCCCGAGGACCTGCTGGACGCGGTCCGGGCGGCGGCGCGCGGCGAGACCGTCCTCGCGCCCGCCATGGTGCGCAAGCTCGTCGTGCGCACGCCCGCCCTGTCGCCGCGCGAGATCGAGGTCCTGCGCCTTGTCGCACGTGGACTGTCCAACGCGGAGATCGGGCGCGAGCTGTTCATCGGCGAGGCCACGGTGAAAACCCACCTGCTGCGCGTCTTCAACAAGCTCGGCGTGTCCGACCGGACCGCGGCCGTGACCACGGCGATGGAACGCGGCGTGCTCGGCCGGTGAGCCGGACCACCCGCCCGTCGCACCCCGACGGGCCGGCTGCGACACTGGGAACCCCGGCAACGGCGCCGGTCAGGTTGTCCACGCACCCGGAGGCCCACGCGATGACCCAGACCGCCGATCCGACCACTCTGGTCCTTCCCGCCGACCTGCGACCGTCCGACGGCCGCTTCGGGTGCGGTCCGTCCAAGGTGCGTCCCGAGGCCCTCGCGGCACTGGCGATGGAAGGTGCCGCGCTGCTGGGCACCTCGCACCGGCAGAAGCCGGTCAAGTCCCTGGTCGGCGAGGTCCGCTCGGGTCTGCGCGACTTGTTCTCGCTGCCCGAGGGCCACGAGGTCGTGCTGGGCAACGGCGGCACCACGGCGTTCTGGGACGCGGCGGCGTTCGGCCTGGTCCGCGAGCGCGCGCAGCACTTCGTCTACGGCGAGTTCTCGTCGAAGTTCGCCAAGGTGACCGGCGACGCGCCGTTCCTGGGCGACTCGATCGTGGTCAAGTCCGACCCGGGCAGCGCGCCGGAGATCGCCTACGCCGAGGGCGCCGACCTGGTCGGCTGGGCGCACAACGAGACGTCGACCGGTGTCGCCGTCCCGGTGTCGCGACCCGCCGGGTCCGACGGCGCGCTCGTCGCCATCGACGCCACCTCGGGCGCGGGCGGCCTGCCCGTGAACGCCGAGGACTTCGACGTCTACTACTTCGCGCCGCAGAAGTCGTTCGCCTCCGACGGCGGCCTGTGGATCGCCCTGATGTCGCCCGCCGCCCTGGAGCGCGTGGCCGAGATCGGCGCGTCGGGCCGCTGGGTGCCGGAGTTCCTGTCGCTGACCACGGCGCTGGACAACTCCGTCAAGGAGCAGACCTACAACACGCCGTCGCTGAGCACGTTGTTCCTGCTCAACGAGCAGATCAAGTGGATCCTGGGCAACGGCGGCCTGTCCTGGGCGGTCGAGCGGACGGCCGACTCGTCGTCGCGCCTGTACTCGTGGGCCGAGGCCACCTCGTACACGTCGCCGTACGTGGCCGACCCGGCGTACCGGTCGCAGGTCGTGGGCACGATCGACTTCGACGACTCGGTCGACGCCGCCGCCGTGGCCAAGGCGCTGCGCGCGAACGGCATCGTGGACGTGGAGCCGTACCGCAAGCTCGGCCGCAACCAGCTCCGGGTGGCGATGTTCCCGGCCATCGAGCCGGCGGACGTCACCACGCTGACCAAGGCGGTCGACTGGGTGGTCTCGCAGCTCTGAGCACGCCTCGTGCGGAAGCCCCCGTCCGGTCCGGACGGGGGCTTCCGCACGTGAACCTTGAGCCAACGCGCGTGCGATCAGCGGCGATATGAGGCAAGATCACGCGAAGATATCGGATCGAACGGCGAGTCTCCCCCCTCCTGACGGCGGGCCGGATTACCGTCGGTACCTGGCGAGGTGTATGTCGGCTCTGGGAGGCCATGATGCGAGCGCTGCGAGTCATCGGGCTCGAAGACGACGGCAAGACCGTCGTCCTCGAGGACCCGGAACGCGGCGAGCGCTTCGCGCTGCCCGCCGACGAACGACTGCGTGCTGCCGCACGCGGTGACCTCACCCGACTCGGCCAGATCGAGATCGAGGTGGAGAGCCAGATGCGACCGCGGGAGATCCAGGCGCGCATCCGCGCCGGCGAGTCCGTCGACCAGGTGGCCGTGGCGTCCGGCCTGCCCGCGAACCGGGTGGAGAGATTCGCCTACCCGGTGCTGCTGGAGCGCTCGCGCACGGCCGAACTGGCCCAGCGCGCGCACCCGGTGCGCGAGGACGGCCCGGACGTGCAGACGCTCGGCGAGGTCGTCGCGCACTCCTTCGGCCTGCGCGGCCAGGAGTACGCCGACGTGCGCTGGGACTCGTGGCGCGGCGAGGACGGCAAGTGGGTCGTCCAGCTCCACTGGACGGCCGGCCGCTCGGACAACCGGGCGCACTGGGCGTTCCACCCCGGCGCGCACGGCGGCACGGTGACCGCGCTGGACGACTCGGCGGTCGAGCTGATGGACCCGAACCCGAACCGGCCCCTGCGGACGGTCCGGCCGGTGACGCAGCTCGCCCGGCAGGCGCTCCAGGTGGAGAAGGCCGCCGAGCCGGAGATCCTGGTGCGCGAGGAGCCGGCACCGCCCGTGCTGCCGCCCGCACCGGAGCCCGAGCCGGAACCGGAACCCGTCGTGGTCGCGGAGGAGCCGACACCGGAACCGACACCCGCGCCCGCGCCCGCGCCGCGCAAGGAGGCGGCACCGCCGCCCAAGCGCGGCAAGAAGAACCACCCGATCGTGCCGTCCTGGGAGGACGTCCTGCTGGGCGTCCGGTCCAATCGCGGTTGATCGTCACCCAAGGAACCTTGTGGTCGAAGTGGGCGGGAGGGGTCTTCGGACCCCTCCCGTTTGCTTTGCCCGGCGGCCGGAAACCCCGGGGCCATGGTGCGACGTGTGGTCGTCGGAGCGCTCCTGGGTGTCGGGCTCGGCGGTGCCTGGTGGGCGACGCGGGAGATCATCGCCTCGGGACGGGTGTGCTCGAC includes the following:
- a CDS encoding response regulator transcription factor; this translates as MIPKTIKVLLVDDHPVVRQGVRGMLAAAEDITVVGEAGSGADAVARVPELSPDVVLMDLRMPGMDGVEATARIADRCRVVVLTTYDTDADILRAVEAGAVGYLLKDAAPEDLLDAVRAAARGETVLAPAMVRKLVVRTPALSPREIEVLRLVARGLSNAEIGRELFIGEATVKTHLLRVFNKLGVSDRTAAVTTAMERGVLGR
- the sepH gene encoding septation protein SepH; translated protein: MRALRVIGLEDDGKTVVLEDPERGERFALPADERLRAAARGDLTRLGQIEIEVESQMRPREIQARIRAGESVDQVAVASGLPANRVERFAYPVLLERSRTAELAQRAHPVREDGPDVQTLGEVVAHSFGLRGQEYADVRWDSWRGEDGKWVVQLHWTAGRSDNRAHWAFHPGAHGGTVTALDDSAVELMDPNPNRPLRTVRPVTQLARQALQVEKAAEPEILVREEPAPPVLPPAPEPEPEPEPVVVAEEPTPEPTPAPAPAPRKEAAPPPKRGKKNHPIVPSWEDVLLGVRSNRG
- the serC gene encoding phosphoserine transaminase, which encodes MTQTADPTTLVLPADLRPSDGRFGCGPSKVRPEALAALAMEGAALLGTSHRQKPVKSLVGEVRSGLRDLFSLPEGHEVVLGNGGTTAFWDAAAFGLVRERAQHFVYGEFSSKFAKVTGDAPFLGDSIVVKSDPGSAPEIAYAEGADLVGWAHNETSTGVAVPVSRPAGSDGALVAIDATSGAGGLPVNAEDFDVYYFAPQKSFASDGGLWIALMSPAALERVAEIGASGRWVPEFLSLTTALDNSVKEQTYNTPSLSTLFLLNEQIKWILGNGGLSWAVERTADSSSRLYSWAEATSYTSPYVADPAYRSQVVGTIDFDDSVDAAAVAKALRANGIVDVEPYRKLGRNQLRVAMFPAIEPADVTTLTKAVDWVVSQL